The following proteins come from a genomic window of Microbacterium lemovicicum:
- a CDS encoding DUF3566 domain-containing protein translates to MSTVADKLAKKSSHKTSSKQVRLRLVYVDFWSAVKLSFLAAVALAIVTIVTFFLVYMVIQTTGLVGKVDEFFTSFSDGGVSITQFVGLPQVMAFAAVVAILNLIVVTVLGAVMAGIYNLAVKVTGGLLVGFTSN, encoded by the coding sequence ATGAGCACGGTAGCCGACAAGCTGGCGAAGAAGTCGTCGCACAAGACCAGCTCCAAGCAGGTCCGACTGCGGCTGGTCTACGTGGACTTCTGGTCGGCGGTCAAGCTGTCGTTCCTGGCGGCCGTCGCCCTGGCGATCGTCACGATCGTCACCTTCTTCCTGGTGTACATGGTCATCCAGACGACCGGTCTGGTCGGCAAGGTCGATGAGTTCTTCACGAGCTTCTCCGACGGCGGAGTGTCGATCACGCAGTTCGTCGGCCTCCCGCAGGTGATGGCGTTCGCGGCGGTCGTCGCGATCCTCAACCTGATCGTCGTGACGGTGCTCGGCGCCGTCATGGCCGGCATCTACAACCTGGCGGTGAAGGTGACCGGCGGACTGCTGGTCGGGTTCACCTCCAACTGA
- the gyrB gene encoding DNA topoisomerase (ATP-hydrolyzing) subunit B has protein sequence MTSLTPDSVPEEPESQPAPKVHNEYGADEIQVLEGLEAVRKRPGMYIGSTGPRGLHHLVQEIVDNSVDEALAGYCDTILVTILADGAVRVVDNGRGIPVDVHKTEGKSTVEVVLTVLHAGGKFGGGGYAVSGGLHGVGSSVVNALSTRLEVEVRRQGYVWRQSYRDGGVPQAPLERAEESDETGTTITFWPDASIFESVDFDYETLRTRFQQMAFLNKGLRIDLLDERPQAAIDEEVEPGTTVLVQRHDTFLYERGLVDYVEYLNKVRHADHVNEVIIDFESEDTERKIALEVAMQWTTSYTENVFTYANTINTHEGGTHEEGFRAALTTLVNKYARANGLLKEKDDNLSGDDVREGLTAVISVKLSEPQFEGQTKTKLGNTEAKAFVQKVVGDRLGDWFDRNPAQAKNIIRKAIDAATARLAARKARETARRKSVFESAAMPDKLKDCTSKDPSISEIFLVEGDSAGGSAVQGRDPHTQAILALRGKILNVERARLDRALGNKEVQAMIQAFGTGIGEDFDITKARYHKIVLMADADVDGQHITTLLLTLLFRYMRGLIEAGFVYLAQPPLYRLKWSNAPHEYVYSDRERDALLTEGVAGGKRIPKDNGIQRYKGLGEMNDKELWETTMDPETRTLLQVTIDDAAAADEIFSVLMGEDVESRRSFIQRNAKDVRFLDI, from the coding sequence ATGACGTCACTCACCCCCGACAGCGTTCCTGAAGAACCCGAATCGCAGCCCGCACCGAAGGTTCACAACGAATACGGGGCCGACGAGATCCAGGTCCTCGAGGGACTCGAGGCGGTTCGCAAACGACCCGGCATGTACATCGGCTCCACGGGGCCCCGCGGTCTCCACCACCTCGTGCAGGAGATCGTCGACAACTCGGTCGACGAGGCCCTCGCCGGCTACTGCGACACGATCCTCGTCACGATCCTCGCCGACGGCGCCGTGCGCGTCGTCGACAACGGTCGCGGCATCCCGGTCGACGTCCACAAGACCGAGGGAAAGTCGACCGTCGAGGTCGTGCTGACCGTGCTGCACGCCGGCGGCAAGTTCGGCGGCGGCGGCTACGCGGTGTCGGGCGGCCTGCACGGCGTCGGCTCCTCCGTCGTCAACGCCCTGTCCACGCGCCTCGAGGTCGAGGTGCGCCGTCAGGGCTACGTGTGGCGCCAGTCGTACCGCGACGGCGGTGTTCCGCAGGCGCCACTCGAGCGCGCCGAGGAGAGCGACGAGACCGGCACGACCATCACGTTCTGGCCCGACGCGTCCATCTTCGAGAGCGTCGACTTCGACTACGAGACGCTCCGCACGCGCTTCCAGCAGATGGCCTTCCTCAATAAGGGGCTGCGCATCGACCTTCTCGACGAGCGCCCGCAGGCCGCGATCGACGAAGAGGTCGAGCCCGGCACGACCGTGCTCGTGCAGCGGCACGACACCTTCCTCTACGAACGAGGGCTCGTCGACTACGTCGAATACCTCAACAAGGTGCGCCACGCCGATCACGTCAACGAGGTGATCATCGACTTCGAGTCGGAGGACACCGAGCGCAAGATCGCCCTCGAGGTCGCGATGCAGTGGACGACGAGCTACACCGAGAACGTCTTCACCTACGCGAACACCATCAACACACACGAGGGCGGAACGCACGAAGAGGGCTTCCGCGCCGCGCTGACGACGCTGGTGAACAAGTACGCCCGCGCCAACGGGCTGCTCAAGGAGAAGGACGACAACCTGTCGGGCGACGACGTGCGCGAGGGTCTCACCGCCGTCATCTCCGTCAAGCTGTCCGAGCCGCAGTTCGAGGGCCAGACCAAGACGAAGCTCGGCAACACCGAGGCGAAGGCCTTCGTGCAGAAGGTCGTCGGCGACCGGCTCGGCGACTGGTTCGACCGCAACCCGGCGCAGGCGAAGAACATCATCCGGAAGGCCATCGACGCCGCCACCGCCCGGCTCGCTGCGCGCAAGGCGCGCGAGACCGCGCGACGCAAGAGCGTGTTCGAGAGCGCCGCGATGCCCGACAAGCTCAAGGACTGCACGAGCAAAGACCCGTCGATCAGCGAGATCTTCCTCGTGGAGGGCGACTCGGCCGGCGGTTCGGCGGTGCAGGGACGCGACCCGCACACGCAGGCGATCCTGGCGCTGCGCGGCAAGATCCTCAACGTCGAGCGGGCCCGGCTCGACCGCGCGCTCGGCAACAAAGAGGTCCAGGCGATGATCCAGGCCTTCGGCACGGGCATCGGCGAGGACTTCGACATCACCAAGGCCCGGTACCACAAGATCGTCCTGATGGCCGATGCCGACGTCGACGGCCAGCACATCACGACGCTGCTGCTCACCCTCCTGTTCCGCTACATGCGCGGGCTCATCGAGGCGGGCTTCGTCTACCTCGCCCAGCCCCCGCTCTACCGGCTGAAGTGGTCGAACGCCCCGCACGAGTACGTCTACAGCGATCGCGAGCGCGACGCGCTGCTCACCGAGGGCGTCGCCGGCGGGAAGCGCATTCCGAAGGACAACGGCATCCAGCGCTACAAGGGCCTCGGCGAGATGAACGACAAGGAGCTGTGGGAGACGACCATGGATCCGGAGACCCGCACGCTGCTGCAGGTCACCATCGACGACGCCGCCGCGGCCGACGAGATCTTCTCGGTGCTGATGGGCGAAGACGTCGAGTCGCGGCGCTCCTTCATCCAGCGCAACGCCAAAGACGTCCGCTTCCTCGACATCTGA
- a CDS encoding aminoacyl-tRNA deacylase gives MEIVERPAADSLPEAAALLGVDASAIVKTLVVKRSDDTYLFALIPGDRSISWPLLRAVVGVNKLQLPSPDKALAATGYERGTIVPIGSSTDWPVFADERIVGHRIAMGAGAHGRSLFVDADDLIRAYGATVADISQPAS, from the coding sequence ATCGAGATCGTCGAACGCCCAGCAGCCGACAGCCTCCCCGAGGCTGCCGCGCTGCTGGGCGTCGACGCGTCTGCCATCGTGAAGACGCTGGTCGTCAAGCGCAGCGACGACACCTACCTGTTCGCCCTGATCCCGGGCGACCGCTCGATCTCGTGGCCGCTCCTGCGGGCCGTCGTCGGCGTGAACAAGCTGCAGCTGCCGAGCCCCGACAAGGCCTTGGCCGCGACGGGCTACGAGCGCGGCACCATCGTGCCCATCGGAAGCTCGACCGACTGGCCCGTGTTCGCCGACGAGAGGATCGTCGGGCACCGCATCGCCATGGGCGCCGGCGCGCACGGCCGCAGTCTCTTCGTCGACGCCGACGACCTGATCCGCGCTTACGGAGCGACCGTGGCCGACATCTCGCAGCCGGCGTCCTGA
- a CDS encoding DNA helicase, whose amino-acid sequence MSLSRKRKKELHKLQSKLNDLWESQQVLVDQAGHAVRDAGRQLGNYGREEIVPTVRGAYGKYAEPVIDRSAQVSRRVLSDKVIPGAGAVVGSALSIWDAAGDTRARLAAGKGLSLPDGKKYAKRADKYGKRATRKLSAQLSRLEPKKKGMGAGGVIAILLGVAAAAGVAYAAWQTLRADDELWVADDPLRAPDA is encoded by the coding sequence GTGAGCCTGAGTCGCAAGCGCAAGAAGGAACTCCACAAGCTCCAGTCGAAGCTCAACGATCTGTGGGAGTCGCAGCAGGTCCTCGTCGACCAGGCGGGTCACGCCGTGCGTGACGCCGGCCGCCAGCTCGGCAACTACGGTCGCGAGGAGATCGTGCCCACCGTCCGCGGCGCCTACGGCAAGTACGCCGAGCCCGTGATCGACCGCAGCGCGCAGGTCTCGCGCCGCGTGCTGTCCGACAAGGTCATCCCCGGCGCGGGTGCCGTCGTCGGTTCCGCGCTGTCCATCTGGGACGCCGCGGGTGACACGCGCGCACGCCTCGCCGCCGGCAAGGGCCTGTCCCTGCCTGACGGCAAGAAGTACGCCAAGCGCGCCGACAAGTACGGCAAGCGGGCCACCCGCAAGCTCTCCGCCCAGCTGTCGCGCCTCGAGCCGAAGAAGAAGGGCATGGGCGCCGGCGGCGTCATCGCCATCCTCCTCGGTGTGGCCGCCGCAGCCGGTGTCGCCTACGCCGCGTGGCAGACGCTGCGCGCCGACGACGAGCTCTGGGTCGCCGACGACCCGCTGCGCGCCCCCGACGCGTGA
- the recF gene encoding DNA replication/repair protein RecF (All proteins in this family for which functions are known are DNA-binding proteins that assist the filamentation of RecA onto DNA for the initiation of recombination or recombinational repair.): protein MIVEHLNLIDFRNYAVADVALVPGPNVFVGRNGQGKTNLAEAIGFFATLGSHRVSSDAPMVRDGADAAIIRARLRHGERSVQLEVQLNRQGANKARIGGAPVKVTELPRYAQVVLFAPEDLQIVRSDPSARRRFADQLLVQRSPRLAGVFADYDRVLRQRTALLKSARARGIRGDALSTLDVWDDKLVALGTEVIVARLRLAEDLAEPLSRAYTAIAGADHEPRIEWALSVGGGDPEEDEEGADAAASTPAQIAELFRAALTAKRSAELERGITLVGPHRDDLVLRVRGLPVKGYASHGESWSVALSLRLASADLLRAESQLGDPVLILDDVFAELDADRRARLATLAADYEQVIVTAAVEADVPAGLRARIVRVEAGRILEAADV from the coding sequence GTGATCGTGGAGCACCTGAACCTCATCGACTTCCGCAACTACGCGGTCGCCGATGTCGCGCTCGTGCCCGGGCCGAACGTCTTCGTCGGCCGCAACGGCCAGGGCAAGACGAACCTGGCCGAGGCCATCGGCTTCTTCGCGACGCTCGGCTCCCACCGGGTCTCGAGCGATGCGCCGATGGTGCGCGACGGTGCCGATGCCGCCATCATCCGCGCTCGCCTCCGCCATGGCGAACGCAGCGTGCAGCTCGAGGTGCAGCTCAACCGGCAGGGGGCGAACAAGGCGCGCATCGGCGGTGCTCCGGTGAAGGTGACCGAGCTGCCGCGCTATGCGCAGGTCGTCCTCTTCGCCCCGGAGGATCTGCAGATCGTACGATCCGATCCCTCCGCCCGCCGTCGCTTCGCCGACCAGCTCCTCGTGCAGCGCTCACCGCGGCTGGCGGGTGTCTTCGCCGACTACGACCGCGTGCTGCGCCAGCGCACCGCGCTCCTCAAGTCGGCGCGGGCCCGCGGCATACGCGGCGATGCGCTCTCCACGCTCGATGTGTGGGACGACAAGCTCGTCGCGCTCGGCACCGAGGTGATCGTCGCTCGGCTCCGTCTCGCAGAAGATCTCGCCGAACCGCTGTCGCGCGCCTACACCGCGATCGCCGGCGCCGACCACGAGCCGCGCATCGAGTGGGCGCTGTCGGTCGGGGGCGGCGATCCGGAGGAGGACGAAGAGGGCGCGGATGCCGCGGCATCCACTCCCGCGCAGATCGCCGAGCTCTTCCGCGCGGCCCTGACGGCCAAGCGCTCGGCCGAGCTCGAGCGCGGCATCACCCTCGTCGGACCCCACCGCGACGACCTCGTCCTGCGGGTGCGCGGCCTGCCGGTCAAGGGATACGCGTCGCACGGGGAGTCGTGGTCGGTCGCCCTCAGCCTGCGTCTCGCCTCGGCCGACCTGCTCCGCGCCGAGTCGCAGCTCGGCGACCCGGTGCTGATCCTCGACGACGTGTTCGCCGAGCTCGACGCCGATCGCCGAGCCCGGCTCGCGACATTGGCGGCCGACTACGAGCAGGTCATCGTCACCGCCGCGGTCGAGGCCGACGTGCCGGCGGGCCTTCGCGCCCGGATCGTGCGGGTGGAGGCCGGGCGCATCCTGGAGGCGGCGGATGTCTGA
- the gyrA gene encoding DNA gyrase subunit A: MTDDALPDAPEHNHGQIDQVDLQYEMQRSYLDYAMSVIVGRALPRVEDGLKPVHRRVIYGMYDGGFRPDKSFSKCARVVGEVMGQYHPHGDAPIYDALVRLVQPWSLRYPLALGQGNFGSPGNQGAAAPRYTETKMSPLALEMVRDIEEDTVDFQDNYDGQTQEPTVLPARFPNLLVNGSVGIAVGMATNIPPHNLREVSAGAMWALENPDASREELLEALMERIPGPDFPTAAQILGTRGIKDAYRTGRGSITMRAVVNVEEVQGRTCLVITELPYQVNPDNVAVKISDLAREGKITGIADIRDESSGRTGQRLVIVLKRDAVAKVVLNNLYKHTQLQENFGANMLAIVDGVPRTLPLDGFVSHWIDHQIDVIIRRTRFRLRKAEERMHILRALLKALDALDEVIALIRRSPTVDEARGGLKTLLEIDDIQAEAILTMQLRRLAALERQKILDEATELEAQITEFKAILADPERQRTIIRDELSTIVDRFGDDRRTEILYGYEGGMTNEDLIPEEEMVITVTRDGYIKRTRSDNYRQQHRGGRGVKGAQLRADDVVEHFFVTTTHHWLLFFTDKGRVYRSKAYEVPEAGRDAKGQHVANLLALQPDEEIAQILDIRDYSVATYLVLATRRGLVKKTRLLEYDTNRQGGVIAIKLRPEAGEVDDDGAGEASDELVSALLVDEGDDILLISRQGMSLRFSATDEALRPMGRSTSGVRGMSFREDDSLLSASVAADDAYVFVVTEGGYAKRTAVDQYRVQGRGGLGIKVAKLNVDRGVLAGGLIVSEDDEVLVVLASGKVVRSAVAEVPAKGRDTMGVVFARAGDDDKIIAIARNGERGLTEETEAAAEDAQAAPDGSADSPEGSTHA; the protein is encoded by the coding sequence ATGACTGACGACGCACTGCCCGACGCTCCCGAGCACAATCACGGCCAGATCGACCAGGTCGATCTGCAGTACGAGATGCAGCGCAGCTATCTCGACTACGCGATGAGCGTGATCGTCGGTCGCGCGCTGCCGCGCGTCGAAGACGGACTCAAGCCCGTGCACCGCCGGGTGATCTACGGCATGTACGACGGCGGCTTCCGGCCCGACAAGTCGTTCTCGAAGTGCGCCAGAGTCGTCGGCGAGGTGATGGGTCAGTACCACCCGCACGGTGACGCCCCGATCTACGACGCGCTCGTCCGTCTCGTGCAGCCCTGGTCGCTGCGCTACCCGCTCGCGCTCGGCCAGGGCAACTTCGGCTCGCCCGGCAACCAGGGAGCCGCCGCCCCGCGGTACACCGAGACCAAGATGTCTCCGCTCGCGCTCGAGATGGTGCGCGACATCGAGGAAGACACGGTCGACTTCCAGGACAACTACGACGGGCAGACGCAGGAGCCCACGGTCCTCCCGGCCCGCTTCCCGAACCTGCTGGTCAACGGATCGGTCGGCATCGCGGTCGGCATGGCCACCAACATCCCGCCGCACAACCTCCGCGAGGTCTCCGCCGGCGCGATGTGGGCGCTCGAGAACCCCGACGCCTCCCGCGAGGAGCTGCTCGAGGCGCTCATGGAGCGCATCCCCGGACCCGACTTCCCGACGGCCGCCCAGATCCTCGGCACGCGGGGCATCAAGGACGCCTACCGCACCGGTCGCGGCTCCATCACGATGCGTGCGGTCGTCAACGTCGAGGAGGTGCAGGGACGCACCTGCCTCGTCATCACCGAGCTGCCGTACCAGGTGAACCCCGACAACGTCGCGGTCAAGATCAGCGATCTCGCGCGCGAGGGCAAGATCACCGGCATCGCCGACATCCGCGACGAGTCCTCGGGTCGCACCGGTCAGCGCCTCGTCATCGTCCTCAAGCGCGACGCCGTCGCGAAGGTCGTGCTGAACAACCTGTACAAGCACACGCAGCTGCAGGAGAACTTCGGCGCGAACATGCTGGCCATCGTCGACGGCGTGCCGCGCACGCTGCCGCTCGACGGCTTCGTGTCGCACTGGATCGATCACCAGATCGACGTCATCATCCGCCGCACGCGGTTCCGGCTCCGCAAGGCCGAGGAGCGCATGCACATCCTGCGCGCGCTTCTGAAGGCGCTCGACGCGCTCGACGAGGTCATCGCCCTGATCCGTCGCTCACCGACGGTCGACGAAGCCCGAGGGGGGCTCAAGACACTCCTCGAGATCGACGACATCCAGGCCGAAGCGATCCTGACGATGCAGCTGCGTCGTCTCGCCGCGCTGGAACGACAGAAGATCCTCGACGAGGCCACAGAGCTCGAGGCGCAGATCACCGAGTTCAAGGCGATCCTGGCCGACCCCGAGCGTCAGCGCACGATCATCCGCGACGAGCTCTCGACGATCGTCGACCGCTTCGGCGACGACCGCCGCACCGAGATCCTCTACGGATACGAAGGCGGCATGACCAATGAGGACCTCATCCCCGAGGAGGAGATGGTCATCACCGTCACGCGCGACGGATACATCAAGCGCACCCGCAGCGACAACTACCGTCAGCAGCACCGCGGCGGCCGCGGCGTCAAAGGCGCGCAGCTGCGCGCCGACGACGTGGTCGAGCACTTCTTCGTCACCACGACGCACCACTGGCTCCTCTTCTTCACCGACAAGGGCCGCGTCTACCGCTCGAAGGCCTACGAGGTGCCCGAGGCCGGCCGCGACGCGAAGGGCCAGCACGTGGCGAACCTCCTCGCCCTGCAGCCCGACGAGGAGATCGCGCAGATCCTCGACATCCGCGACTACTCGGTCGCCACCTACCTGGTGCTGGCCACCCGCCGCGGGCTCGTGAAGAAGACACGTCTCCTCGAGTACGACACCAACAGGCAGGGTGGCGTCATCGCCATCAAGCTGCGCCCCGAAGCAGGCGAGGTCGACGATGACGGTGCGGGCGAGGCATCCGATGAGCTCGTCAGCGCGCTGCTCGTCGACGAGGGCGACGACATCCTGCTCATCAGCCGTCAGGGCATGTCGCTGCGGTTCTCGGCCACGGATGAGGCGCTCCGCCCCATGGGCCGGTCGACCTCCGGTGTGCGGGGCATGTCCTTCCGCGAGGACGACAGCCTGCTCTCGGCATCGGTCGCCGCGGACGACGCCTACGTGTTCGTCGTGACGGAAGGCGGCTACGCCAAGCGCACCGCCGTCGACCAGTACCGGGTGCAGGGCCGAGGCGGTCTGGGCATCAAGGTGGCCAAGCTGAACGTCGATCGCGGTGTTCTCGCGGGCGGTCTGATCGTCAGCGAGGACGACGAGGTCTTGGTGGTTCTTGCCAGTGGCAAGGTGGTACGCTCTGCCGTGGCCGAGGTGCCCGCCAAGGGTCGCGACACGATGGGTGTCGTGTTCGCCCGAGCCGGAGACGATGACAAGATCATCGCGATCGCGCGCAACGGCGAGCGTGGCCTGACCGAGGAGACGGAGGCCGCCGCCGAAGACGCGCAGGCAGCCCCCGACGGCTCCGCAGACAGCCCCGAAGGAAGTACGCACGCATGA
- a CDS encoding NUDIX hydrolase, which produces MDMRVAAYAVITDDADRVLLAHWNEGRRSAWTMPGGGLEAGEDPEHAARREVREETGYTVVLDALLGIHSRVIPAGRRIVPGTAGPLHALRIVYRAHITGGHLRNETDGSTDRADWFPLDRLAALQRVKLVDIALEMAGLSAVA; this is translated from the coding sequence ATGGACATGCGGGTCGCGGCGTACGCGGTCATCACCGACGACGCCGACCGCGTCCTGCTCGCCCACTGGAACGAGGGCCGCCGCTCGGCGTGGACGATGCCCGGTGGCGGACTGGAGGCCGGAGAGGACCCCGAGCACGCCGCGCGCCGCGAGGTGCGGGAGGAGACGGGCTACACCGTGGTCCTCGACGCGCTGCTCGGCATCCACTCCCGCGTGATCCCCGCAGGCCGTCGCATCGTTCCGGGCACCGCGGGGCCTCTGCACGCGCTGCGCATCGTCTACCGCGCCCACATCACCGGCGGCCACCTGCGCAACGAGACGGACGGCTCCACCGATCGTGCCGACTGGTTCCCGCTCGACCGCCTCGCGGCGCTGCAGCGCGTCAAGCTCGTCGACATCGCCCTCGAGATGGCAGGGCTCAGCGCGGTCGCCTGA
- a CDS encoding DUF721 domain-containing protein — protein MSEPADGAAPAARTEASGIDDIPETIATYMRLRGMAPSPRRSRRTRVRRDDENEPFSKGRDPHGVGDVLATLTRTAGWDPQLAREDLVLQWEDVAGADTARHTKLVALSDGTLTVQADSTAWAKQLQLMRAHILSEVLRRFPEAGVENVRFIGPDVPSWKWGPRAIPGRGPRDTYG, from the coding sequence ATGTCTGAGCCGGCAGACGGCGCCGCACCGGCTGCGCGCACCGAGGCGTCCGGCATCGACGACATCCCCGAGACGATCGCGACCTACATGCGGCTGCGCGGCATGGCGCCGTCGCCCCGCCGGTCGCGACGCACCCGCGTGCGCCGCGACGACGAGAACGAGCCGTTCAGCAAGGGTCGCGACCCGCACGGCGTCGGCGACGTGCTCGCCACACTCACCCGGACGGCCGGCTGGGACCCGCAGCTGGCCCGCGAGGACCTGGTGCTGCAGTGGGAGGACGTGGCCGGTGCGGACACCGCGCGGCACACGAAACTCGTCGCGCTCTCCGACGGCACCCTCACCGTCCAGGCCGACTCCACGGCGTGGGCGAAGCAGCTCCAGCTGATGCGCGCGCACATCCTCTCGGAGGTGCTTCGGCGCTTCCCCGAGGCAGGGGTCGAGAACGTCCGCTTCATCGGGCCTGACGTCCCCTCCTGGAAATGGGGTCCCAGAGCCATTCCAGGGCGCGGTCCGCGCGATACCTACGGCTGA
- a CDS encoding peptidylprolyl isomerase, giving the protein MPQHTAVATLHTNHGDIVVNLFGDHAPRTVQNFIGLSDGSGSWTHPGTGKPGEGALYQDVVFHRIIPNFMIQGGDPLGQGVGGPGYNFDDEINGELNFNAPYVLAMANAGLRRNAITGKAEGTNGSQFFITTDPTPWLQGKHTIFGEVADDASRAVVDAIAAVPTGAGDRPIEPVVLQSVDIAQV; this is encoded by the coding sequence ATGCCTCAGCACACAGCAGTCGCCACCCTGCACACGAACCACGGCGACATCGTCGTCAACCTCTTCGGAGACCACGCACCCCGCACGGTGCAGAACTTCATCGGACTCTCGGACGGAAGCGGGTCCTGGACCCACCCGGGCACCGGCAAGCCCGGCGAAGGCGCCCTGTACCAGGACGTCGTCTTCCACCGCATCATCCCCAACTTCATGATCCAGGGCGGCGACCCGCTCGGTCAGGGCGTCGGCGGACCCGGCTACAACTTCGACGACGAGATCAACGGCGAGCTGAACTTCAACGCGCCGTACGTGCTCGCCATGGCCAACGCCGGCCTGCGTCGCAACGCCATCACCGGCAAGGCCGAGGGCACCAACGGATCGCAGTTCTTCATCACGACGGATCCGACCCCGTGGCTGCAGGGCAAGCACACGATCTTTGGCGAGGTCGCCGATGACGCCTCGCGCGCCGTCGTGGACGCCATCGCGGCCGTGCCCACCGGTGCCGGCGACCGCCCGATCGAGCCCGTCGTCCTGCAGTCCGTCGACATCGCACAGGTCTGA
- the dnaN gene encoding DNA polymerase III subunit beta, which produces MKFHVNRDVFSEAVSFVVKLLPQRNPQPILAGVLIEAGDAGLSLSAFDYEASARTTIEATVDDPGTILVHGRLLSEIASRLPNAPIQIEVDDDGGILLSCGSARFTLASMPVQEYPAIPEVSGESGLVPAEDFATAIAQVAFAASRDDVTPVLTGVQLEVSGTSLSLVATDRYRVALREIPWDGGTAASAETMTALVPARTLQEVGKTFAHGGDISIAFSGAGDREIIAFTAGNKTVTSLLIKGNFPPVRRLFPEATEHAAVVNTAELVEAVRRVALVLDRSAPLRFTFTTDSVSMDASGTEQARATESVDANLVGEDVTLGLNPQYLLESLSAVRSEFARITFTSSENANKLSPVLVTPQTSVDKGGDGSFKYLLQPNLLLR; this is translated from the coding sequence GTGAAATTCCACGTCAACCGTGATGTGTTCAGCGAAGCAGTGTCCTTCGTCGTGAAGCTGCTTCCCCAGCGCAACCCCCAGCCGATCCTGGCCGGTGTGCTGATCGAGGCGGGCGACGCCGGACTCTCGCTGTCGGCCTTCGACTATGAGGCCTCCGCACGCACCACGATCGAGGCGACCGTCGATGACCCGGGCACGATCCTCGTGCACGGACGTCTGCTGTCCGAGATCGCCAGCCGTCTGCCCAACGCCCCGATCCAGATCGAGGTCGACGACGACGGCGGGATCCTCCTGAGCTGCGGGTCCGCGCGCTTCACGCTCGCCTCGATGCCGGTGCAGGAATATCCCGCCATCCCCGAGGTGTCGGGAGAGTCCGGCCTCGTCCCGGCCGAGGACTTCGCCACCGCCATCGCCCAGGTCGCCTTCGCCGCCTCGCGCGACGACGTCACCCCGGTGCTCACGGGCGTGCAGCTCGAAGTCAGCGGCACGAGCCTGAGCCTCGTCGCGACCGACCGCTACCGGGTCGCCCTCCGGGAGATCCCGTGGGACGGCGGCACCGCGGCGTCGGCGGAGACGATGACGGCCCTCGTGCCGGCACGGACGCTGCAGGAGGTCGGCAAGACCTTCGCGCACGGCGGCGACATCTCGATCGCCTTCTCCGGGGCGGGCGACCGCGAGATCATCGCGTTCACCGCCGGCAACAAGACGGTGACGTCGCTGCTGATCAAGGGCAACTTCCCGCCCGTGCGGCGGCTCTTCCCCGAGGCCACCGAGCACGCCGCGGTCGTCAACACCGCCGAGCTGGTCGAAGCCGTCCGTCGCGTCGCGCTGGTGCTGGACCGTTCGGCGCCGCTGCGCTTCACGTTCACGACCGACAGCGTGTCGATGGATGCCTCGGGCACGGAGCAGGCGCGGGCCACCGAGTCCGTCGACGCCAACCTCGTGGGCGAGGACGTGACGCTGGGCCTCAATCCGCAGTACCTGCTCGAGTCCCTCTCGGCTGTCCGGAGCGAGTTCGCGCGCATCACGTTCACGTCGAGTGAGAACGCGAACAAGCTGAGCCCGGTGCTCGTCACCCCGCAGACCTCGGTCGACAAGGGCGGCGACGGCTCGTTCAAGTACCTGCTGCAGCCGAACCTCCTCCTGCGCTGA